Proteins encoded by one window of Cannabis sativa cultivar Pink pepper isolate KNU-18-1 chromosome 4, ASM2916894v1, whole genome shotgun sequence:
- the LOC133037293 gene encoding uncharacterized protein LOC133037293: MESCNKDYLDVKNKMLKKIEKGVTQKEAKYSAYGYAAALQYWAYEAILQLGNEYAVRRSHGFPRMVNWESKPKTTLGKDEVTRLFAKNLTVYSVLCPRPNEIEFVSYITGGQPPLFVDLEELVLGEDGQPTQDALRSQAEKLASTLEERAEAARIFKDSTPPPPSPPRAPPAVPDGSGVDPSPASVPDGSGVDPSAASVPDGSGVDPLAASQGPPVPPSASIPSTSEARDPVYLAILARLETVERGQAALLRGQTAIMDQLRTIMMLLQDPGRPAADSQPQPQPEEEARTPEDDFILPNDYQPDDDDMFCTPEKTNITSIVDTQDSEVQVLETAPEVMENRRKRRRPRWFAEYTEMKKKARATSTLVNADPLRVVDRKLLKTFHNWVLGQIGNNYPRECFTGRYHSSWFLELHTPKFWLGNDHLDAAFHLMRRRQHFYPESYPNRCVIMPCIFPAGVIARWEAAGDDQANYQWDESILDLIRGDESQFLASWKNKERIYMALYFDGAKYWVALLIDLDHWLLNIFDSSLGSISPNELNRHLAMWEKLLPNLLLQAGLFESHGMILLPQLTASESQVRNFTSKVMDRAVVPQTKTSGNCRMYVIEHIEHSMLETTFDNVHDENMKKFRERWCVDLFYQNLA; encoded by the exons ATGGAAAGTTGTAACAAGGATTACTTGGATGTGAAGAATAAGATGTTGAAAAAGATTGAGAAGGGAGTAACTCAGAAGGAGGCAAAATACTCAGCCTACGGCTATGCTGCAGCGTTGCAGTATTGGGCATACGAGGCCATATTACAGCTGGGCAACGAGTATGCAGTGAGGAGGTCGCATGGCTTTCCGAGAATGGTCAACTGGGAGAGTAAGCCGAAAACTACACTCGGGAAGGATGAAGTGACCAGATTATTTGCTAAAAAT TTGACAGTGTACTCCGTGTTATGTCCTCGGCCGAACGAGATTGAGTTTGTGAGTTACATAACCGGGGGTCAGCCTCCATTATTTGTTGACTTGGAGGAACTTGTGTTGGGTGAGGATGGGCAACCAACACAGGATGCTTTGCGAAGCCAGGCCGAAAAGCTTGCCTCCACATTGGAAGAACGAGCGGAGGCAGCCCGAATATTTAAAGACTCTACACCACCTCCACCGTCTCCTCCACGTGCACCGCCCGCAGTTCCAGATGGGTCTGGTGTTGACCCATCTCCAGCTTCAGTTCCTGATGGGTCTGGTGTTGACCCATCTGCAGCTTCAGTTCCTGATGGGTCTGGTGTTGACCCACTTGCAGCGTCACAGGGTCCTCCTGTTCCCCCGTCAGCTTCCATTCCCAGCACCTCGGAGGCTCGCGATCCAGTATACCTTGCCATTTTGGCAAGGTTGGAGACTGTGGAGAGGGGGCAGGCCGCTCTGCTAAGAGGACAAACAGCGATTATGGATCAGTTGAGGACCATAATGATGCTCCTGCAAGATCCTGGAAGGCCGGCAGCAGATTCACAGCCACAGCCACAACCGGAAGAGGAGGCTCGGACACCGGAAGATGACTTCATTCTCCCAAATGATTACCAACCGGATGATGATGACATGTTCTGTACACCTGAGAAGACGAATATCACCAGCATCGTGGATACTCAGGATTCTGAGGTGCAGGTGTTAGAGACAGCTCCAGAAGTCATGGAGAACCGGAGGAAGAGAAGGCGGCCTAGGTGGTTCGCTGAGTACactgaaatgaagaagaaggctAGGGCTACTTCGACACTCGTGaatgcggacccacttagagtggtTGATCGGAAGCTGCTCAAGACTTTTCACAATTGGGTACTCGGCCAGATTGGGAATAATTACCCGAGAGAGTGCTTCACCGGTCGATACCATTCGTCTTGGTTCCTCGAACTGCATACTCCGAAATTTTGGCTTGGGAACGAT CATTTGGATGCGGCATTCCATTTGATGAGGAGGCGACAACACTTTTATCCCGAGTCCTACCCGAATAGATGTGTCATAATGCCGTGTATTTTCCCAGCAGGAGTTATTGCTCGGTGGGAAGCTGCGGGTGATGACCAGGCTAACTATCAGTGGGACGAGAGCATATTAGATTTGATTCGAGGGGATGAAAGTCAATTCTTGGCCAGTTGGAAGAACAAGGAGAGAATATATATGGCCCTCTACTTCGATGGAGCAAAGTATTGGGTGGCATTATTGATAGATCTGGATCATTGGTTGTTGAACATATTTGACTCCAGCCTCGGATCGATTTCCCCGAACGAATTGAACCGTCACCTGGCAATGTGGGAAAAATTACTACCAAATTTGCTGCTGCAGGCTGGCCTATTCGAGAGTCATGGCATGATCCTCTTGCCTCAACTTACCGCCTCAGAGAGCCAGGTCAGAAATTTCACTTCAAAAGTCATGGATCGGGCCGTTGTTCCACAGACAAAGACAAG CGGTAACTGCAGGATGTACGTGATAGAGCACATCGAGCATAGTATGCTGGAGACTACGTTTGATAATGTGCACGATGAGAATATGAAGAAATTTAGAGAGCGGTGGTGTGTAGATTTGTTTTACCAGAATTTAGCATGA